A genomic segment from Bradyrhizobium diazoefficiens USDA 110 encodes:
- a CDS encoding lytic murein transglycosylase, with protein MIKGRIVATAVIGAAALLLSLPVANAAQCGSSPAGFEGWKREFSAEAQGKGIGPTAISALMQTNYASATIAADRGQRSFSLSLDQFLAKRGATTIVAKGRQLKQSQAALFASIQQRYGVPPGPLIAIWGMETGFGSQRGNQNMLSSIATLAYDCRRPEFFTDQLYAALKLIDRGTLSGATRGSMHGEVGQTQFMPKNILAYGTGNLEVAANALNSTANFLKAHGWRAGAGYQPGEPNFAAIEAWNAAGVYQKAIALMGRQIDEGGTAASR; from the coding sequence ATGATCAAGGGCAGGATAGTCGCGACGGCGGTGATTGGCGCGGCCGCGCTGCTTCTCTCTCTGCCTGTGGCCAACGCCGCGCAATGCGGCAGCTCGCCGGCCGGGTTCGAAGGCTGGAAGCGCGAATTCAGCGCAGAGGCGCAGGGCAAGGGCATTGGCCCGACCGCGATCTCGGCCCTGATGCAGACGAACTACGCCAGCGCGACCATCGCAGCCGACCGCGGCCAGCGCAGCTTCTCGCTGTCGCTCGACCAGTTCCTGGCCAAGCGCGGTGCCACCACCATCGTCGCCAAGGGGCGCCAGCTCAAGCAGTCGCAGGCGGCCTTGTTCGCCTCGATCCAGCAGCGCTACGGCGTTCCGCCCGGGCCGCTGATCGCGATCTGGGGCATGGAGACCGGCTTCGGCAGCCAGCGCGGCAACCAGAACATGCTGTCGTCGATCGCGACCCTTGCTTATGACTGCCGTCGCCCCGAGTTCTTCACCGACCAGCTCTATGCCGCGCTGAAGCTGATCGACCGCGGCACCCTGTCGGGCGCGACCCGCGGCTCCATGCACGGCGAGGTCGGCCAGACCCAGTTCATGCCCAAGAACATCCTGGCCTATGGCACCGGCAATCTCGAGGTTGCCGCCAATGCGTTGAACTCGACCGCGAATTTCCTGAAGGCCCATGGCTGGCGTGCGGGAGCCGGTTACCAGCCGGGCGAGCCGAATTTCGCCGCGATCGAGGCCTGGAATGCGGCCGGCGTCTATCAGAAGGCAATTGCGTTGATGGGACGACAGATCGACGAGGGCGGAACGGCCGCCTCGCGCTGA
- a CDS encoding MaoC family dehydratase, with protein sequence MAQVEWFDDLSIGMRFKSPEVEVTEADIKRFAAEFDPQPMHLDHEAAKGTLFNGLAASGWHTAAIAMNLAIQTRPFGPHPLIGAGVDGLRWTIPVRPNDRLHLVGEVMSLTPSKSKPQGIALVKWTMFNQNGEEVYTFTPIAIVPRRA encoded by the coding sequence ATGGCGCAGGTCGAGTGGTTCGACGATCTCAGCATCGGGATGCGGTTCAAATCGCCGGAGGTCGAGGTCACCGAAGCCGACATCAAGCGCTTCGCGGCCGAGTTCGATCCGCAGCCGATGCACCTCGACCACGAGGCCGCCAAGGGGACCCTGTTCAATGGGCTCGCTGCATCAGGATGGCACACCGCCGCGATTGCCATGAACCTCGCGATCCAGACCCGGCCCTTCGGTCCGCATCCGCTGATCGGCGCGGGCGTCGACGGGCTGCGCTGGACCATTCCGGTGCGGCCCAATGACCGCCTGCATCTGGTCGGCGAAGTGATGAGCCTGACGCCGTCGAAGTCGAAGCCGCAGGGCATCGCGCTGGTGAAATGGACGATGTTCAACCAGAACGGCGAGGAGGTTTACACCTTCACCCCGATCGCGATCGTGCCGCGGCGAGCCTAG